A stretch of the uncultured Cohaesibacter sp. genome encodes the following:
- a CDS encoding DUF2062 domain-containing protein has product MRSGKYFVKRILRLSGSPYMIAAGVAAGVFTSFTPFLGFHFIISWAIAFLIGGNMLAAAIGTGVGNPITFPFIWGATYTTGCFLLGKDAIHGQLSTLKHDLLTESFSSIWPTIEVMAVGAVPVGLVFALIFYYFTRKAALAYQNRRKAMLARRAYEAGRWRKAIAEHDGKHSTTQSA; this is encoded by the coding sequence ATGCGGTCGGGAAAATATTTCGTCAAACGTATTCTGCGTCTGTCTGGGTCTCCCTATATGATCGCGGCCGGTGTTGCTGCCGGGGTCTTCACATCCTTCACACCCTTCCTTGGATTTCATTTTATCATCAGTTGGGCCATTGCCTTCCTCATTGGCGGCAACATGCTTGCTGCCGCAATTGGAACCGGCGTCGGCAATCCGATCACGTTTCCCTTCATTTGGGGGGCGACCTACACCACCGGTTGTTTCTTGCTTGGCAAGGATGCCATCCATGGCCAATTGAGCACCCTCAAGCATGATCTATTGACCGAATCCTTCTCGTCGATCTGGCCGACCATTGAAGTGATGGCTGTTGGTGCTGTTCCGGTTGGTTTGGTATTTGCCCTCATCTTCTATTACTTCACGCGCAAGGCAGCCCTTGCCTATCAAAACCGCCGCAAGGCCATGCTTGCCCGGCGCGCCTATGAGGCGGGTCGCTGGCGCAAGGCGATTGCGGAGCATGACGGCAAGCATTCCACGACGCAATCTGCTTAG
- a CDS encoding bifunctional (p)ppGpp synthetase/guanosine-3',5'-bis(diphosphate) 3'-pyrophosphohydrolase, translating into MMRQYELVERVSSYNPNADEALLNKAYVYSMQKHGSQKRASGDPYFLHPLEVAGILTDLRLDDGTIAVGLLHDTLEDTDATRAELDHLFGEEIGKLVEGLTKIAQLDLVSKRTKQAENLRKLLLAISDDVRVLIVKLADRLHNMRTLHFVPEHKRHRIAQETIDIYAPLAERMGMQDIREELEGLSFKYVNPEAYEAISEKLDDMRERNQTLIEEIGGDLQRTFEEKGMVARVSGREKKAYSIFRKMQRQSIGFEQLSDIYAFRVLVPDIESCYQALGIVHTFWPTVPGRFKDYISTPKPNDYRSIHTTVIGPGRQRVELQIRTHEMHQFAEYGVAAHALYKDITGKTKGGRSLSKLARDSNAYAWLRHTVELLSSGDTAEEFLEHTKLELFQDQVFCFTPKGRLIALPRGAIPIDFAYAVHTGIGNTCVGCKINGAIMPLVTELANGDEVEIITSKAQTPPAAWESIVVTGKARAAIRRSTRSAVRAQYAGLGEQILRNAFKRADQDYNEDQIKLALSRLGYLGVGDVLAAVGRGELQSRTVIEAVFPDYQDQRATSSGGLRADNGDRSEGWFGLKHANAMKFRIPGSSVRRDPDKASQEEEASIPIRGLSGNLPVQFDPDGGAVPGDRIVGILNPGQGVTIYPIHSPALSQFDDSPERWLDVRWDIDEENSDRFPARIEVSMINEPGTLGEIATIIGENDGNIENIKMEHKVSDFFEMIIDLSVWNLNHLNRIIEQIRAKKSVSHAARSN; encoded by the coding sequence ATGATGCGTCAGTATGAGCTTGTGGAACGTGTTTCAAGCTACAATCCAAACGCTGATGAGGCTTTGCTGAACAAGGCCTATGTCTATTCCATGCAAAAACATGGATCGCAAAAGCGTGCCTCCGGTGATCCGTATTTTCTGCATCCGCTTGAAGTGGCTGGCATTTTGACAGATTTGCGTCTGGACGATGGCACCATCGCGGTCGGCCTGTTGCATGACACGCTCGAAGACACCGACGCCACCCGCGCAGAGCTTGATCATTTGTTCGGTGAGGAAATCGGCAAGCTGGTGGAAGGTCTGACCAAGATCGCCCAGCTCGATCTGGTTTCAAAACGCACCAAGCAGGCGGAAAACCTGCGCAAATTGCTGCTGGCCATTTCCGATGACGTGCGTGTTCTGATCGTCAAGCTGGCTGATCGCCTGCACAATATGCGCACCCTGCATTTTGTCCCCGAGCATAAACGCCACCGCATCGCGCAGGAAACCATTGATATCTATGCGCCGCTGGCCGAACGCATGGGCATGCAGGATATTCGTGAGGAACTGGAAGGCCTGTCCTTCAAATATGTCAATCCAGAAGCCTATGAAGCGATTTCGGAAAAGCTCGACGACATGCGAGAGCGCAACCAGACCCTCATCGAGGAAATTGGTGGCGATCTGCAACGCACCTTCGAAGAGAAGGGGATGGTTGCCCGCGTGTCCGGTCGCGAGAAAAAAGCCTATTCGATTTTCCGCAAGATGCAGCGTCAATCAATCGGCTTTGAGCAGCTTTCCGACATCTATGCTTTCCGGGTGTTGGTGCCAGATATTGAATCCTGTTATCAAGCACTTGGCATTGTTCATACCTTCTGGCCAACCGTTCCGGGGCGCTTCAAGGACTATATCTCAACGCCGAAACCGAATGATTATCGCTCCATCCACACCACGGTGATTGGCCCCGGTCGCCAGAGGGTCGAGCTTCAGATTCGCACCCACGAAATGCATCAGTTCGCCGAATATGGTGTTGCGGCCCATGCGCTCTACAAGGATATCACAGGCAAGACCAAGGGCGGGCGCTCCCTGTCAAAGCTTGCCCGTGACAGCAATGCCTATGCCTGGCTGAGGCATACGGTTGAGCTCTTGTCATCGGGAGACACAGCAGAAGAGTTTCTCGAACATACCAAGCTTGAGCTGTTTCAGGATCAGGTCTTCTGTTTCACGCCCAAAGGCCGCCTGATCGCCTTGCCACGTGGCGCGATCCCCATCGACTTTGCCTATGCAGTCCATACGGGCATTGGCAATACCTGTGTAGGCTGCAAGATCAATGGGGCCATAATGCCGTTGGTGACCGAGTTGGCCAATGGTGACGAGGTCGAAATCATCACGTCAAAAGCCCAGACACCGCCCGCCGCTTGGGAAAGCATTGTGGTGACCGGCAAGGCGCGCGCTGCAATCCGGCGCTCCACAAGATCGGCTGTCCGCGCCCAATATGCCGGGCTTGGCGAACAGATCCTGCGCAATGCCTTCAAGCGCGCGGATCAGGACTATAACGAAGATCAGATTAAACTGGCTTTGTCCCGCTTGGGGTATCTGGGTGTTGGCGATGTGCTGGCGGCCGTTGGCCGCGGAGAGTTGCAATCCCGCACGGTGATTGAAGCGGTCTTCCCGGATTATCAGGATCAGCGCGCCACTTCCTCTGGGGGGCTGCGAGCGGACAATGGCGATCGGAGCGAAGGCTGGTTTGGCCTCAAGCATGCCAATGCCATGAAATTTCGCATCCCCGGTTCTAGTGTACGGCGTGATCCCGATAAGGCTTCGCAAGAAGAGGAGGCCTCGATCCCCATTCGTGGTCTGTCTGGCAATCTGCCTGTTCAGTTCGACCCGGACGGCGGCGCTGTGCCCGGTGACCGGATTGTCGGTATTCTCAATCCGGGGCAGGGGGTGACCATCTACCCGATCCATAGCCCGGCGCTCAGCCAGTTTGACGACAGTCCGGAACGCTGGCTTGACGTCCGTTGGGATATTGATGAAGAAAATTCCGATCGCTTCCCGGCCAGAATTGAAGTCAGCATGATCAATGAACCGGGCACCCTTGGTGAAATTGCCACAATCATAGGCGAGAATGACGGCAACATCGAAAATATCAAGATGGAACACAAGGTTAGCGACTTCTTTGAAATGATCATCGATCTATCGGTCTGGAATCTCAATCATCTCAACCGAATCATCGAGCAGATCCGTGCCAAGAAAAGCGTTTCCCACGCAGCGCGTTCCAACTGA
- the rpoZ gene encoding DNA-directed RNA polymerase subunit omega produces the protein MARVTVEDCVDKVENRFELVLLSSHRARMISSGSSITLDRDNDKNPVVALREIADETVSPGDLKEDLIHSLQKYVEVDEPETEEVQMITADDAATTEYDDVLSEPKSEVVFDQMSEEELLRGLESLVPPDRTDD, from the coding sequence ATGGCACGCGTGACCGTTGAGGACTGCGTAGATAAAGTTGAAAATCGTTTTGAACTTGTGCTGCTGTCCAGCCATCGCGCTCGCATGATTTCAAGCGGATCTTCCATTACGCTTGATCGCGACAACGACAAGAACCCGGTTGTGGCCCTGCGCGAAATCGCAGATGAGACCGTATCCCCGGGTGACTTGAAGGAAGATCTCATTCACTCCCTGCAGAAATATGTTGAAGTGGATGAGCCTGAGACTGAAGAAGTCCAGATGATCACCGCTGATGATGCTGCGACCACCGAATATGATGACGTTCTCTCCGAACCAAAGAGCGAAGTCGTGTTCGACCAGATGTCCGAAGAAGAACTGCTGCGTGGCCTTGAAAGCCTCGTGCCGCCAGATCGCACCGACGACTAA
- a CDS encoding NYN domain-containing protein — translation MFDPREKVALFIDGANLYATTKTLGFDIDYKRLLKEFRGKGYLLRTYYYTALAEDQEYSSIRPLIDWLDYNGYHVVTKPTKEFTDSTGRRKIKGNMDIELTIDAMELVEYVDHFVIFSGDGDFRKLVEALQRRGRKVSVVSTMSTQPPMIADELRRQADHFIDLAHIADRIGRESGERQQRAPVEDDYEDQDFED, via the coding sequence GTGTTTGATCCTCGCGAAAAGGTTGCGCTCTTTATAGATGGAGCCAATCTATATGCAACAACAAAGACACTTGGTTTCGATATCGACTATAAGCGTCTCTTGAAGGAATTCCGTGGCAAAGGCTATTTGCTGCGAACCTACTATTATACAGCACTGGCTGAAGATCAGGAATATTCTTCCATTCGTCCTTTGATCGATTGGCTCGACTATAACGGCTATCATGTGGTCACCAAGCCGACAAAGGAATTCACAGATTCCACCGGTCGCCGCAAGATCAAAGGCAACATGGATATCGAACTGACCATCGATGCGATGGAACTGGTCGAGTATGTTGATCACTTTGTGATCTTTTCCGGCGATGGTGATTTCCGCAAACTGGTCGAAGCGCTACAGCGGCGTGGCCGCAAGGTCAGTGTGGTATCCACCATGTCGACTCAACCGCCAATGATTGCCGACGAGTTGCGTCGTCAGGCTGACCATTTTATCGACCTTGCCCACATTGCGGACCGCATTGGTCGGGAAAGTGGCGAACGCCAACAGCGTGCGCCGGTTGAAGACGATTACGAAGATCAGGATTTCGAAGATTGA
- a CDS encoding dipeptidase, producing the protein MSKPAIPVFDGHNDTLLRLEMARRSGAPISFVEGHPSLQIDLKKAKKGHLAGGLFAMYVPPNLSEAEKADPAARQKQVGAADAVDWTLGMIAEANRLERASAGKVRICRSTSDIRQAMADEVLALVLHIEGAEAIGPNFNALETFYAAGLRSIGPVWSRDNIFGSGVPFDFPGSPDHGPGLTDLGKELVRCCNQLGVMIDMSHLNEKGFWDIQKLTEKPLVASHSNVHKLSQSRRNLTDKQLDAIAESKGLVGLNYAVGFLRADGQKVSRDVSLDLMVDHLAYLVEKLGEDGVGLGSDYDGAMVPDVVCDVSLNQKLIDQMRVRGFGEALVEKIAYKNWLNLLERTGI; encoded by the coding sequence ATGTCCAAGCCAGCAATACCCGTATTTGACGGTCACAATGATACGTTGCTTAGGCTTGAAATGGCCCGTCGGTCTGGCGCGCCCATTTCCTTCGTAGAAGGCCACCCCAGCCTGCAAATCGATTTGAAAAAGGCGAAAAAAGGTCATCTGGCAGGCGGTCTGTTTGCCATGTATGTGCCGCCGAACCTCAGCGAGGCGGAAAAGGCTGACCCTGCCGCCCGCCAAAAGCAGGTTGGTGCAGCGGACGCGGTTGACTGGACCTTGGGCATGATTGCCGAGGCCAACCGGCTGGAGCGGGCCTCTGCCGGAAAAGTGCGTATCTGTCGGTCAACAAGTGACATCAGGCAGGCGATGGCCGATGAGGTTCTGGCATTGGTGCTTCACATCGAGGGGGCCGAGGCCATCGGGCCGAATTTCAATGCGCTTGAAACCTTCTATGCCGCAGGTCTTCGCTCCATCGGTCCGGTTTGGAGCCGCGACAATATCTTCGGCAGTGGCGTGCCATTTGACTTTCCCGGTTCCCCGGATCATGGCCCCGGCCTGACTGACCTTGGCAAGGAGCTGGTGCGCTGTTGCAACCAGCTCGGCGTGATGATTGACATGTCCCATCTAAATGAAAAAGGCTTTTGGGACATACAAAAGCTGACCGAAAAACCATTGGTGGCATCCCATTCGAACGTCCATAAATTGTCCCAGAGTCGCCGCAACCTCACCGACAAGCAGCTTGATGCCATCGCTGAGAGCAAGGGCTTGGTTGGTCTCAATTATGCGGTTGGTTTTCTGAGGGCTGACGGCCAAAAGGTCAGCCGTGATGTGTCCCTCGACCTGATGGTCGATCATCTTGCCTATTTGGTTGAAAAGCTGGGAGAAGATGGGGTCGGTCTCGGCTCGGACTATGACGGTGCCATGGTGCCGGATGTCGTCTGCGATGTGTCACTCAATCAGAAACTGATCGACCAGATGCGCGTGCGCGGATTTGGTGAGGCGTTGGTTGAAAAGATTGCTTACAAAAACTGGCTGAACCTTCTCGAGCGCACTGGCATCTGA
- a CDS encoding gamma-glutamyl-gamma-aminobutyrate hydrolase family protein (Members of this family of hydrolases with an active site Cys residue belong to MEROPS family C26.) yields the protein MKIGILATSALKEDLAARYGDLPSMFAELLTPEDARLTFETFNVFQGDMPPKPDACDAWLVTGAPESAYDRLPWMLALEDFIRTTLAAGIPMVGICFGHQIMAQALGGTVAKEANGKWGMAVNGYNLYLDGEERPDWMDGEASQFALQASHQDQVIELPEGAKRIAGSDFCPNGMLLYGKSGLSMQLHPELPADFISFLIENRRGVSMNDEDADKAAKQVTDPVDDQLVARWVVNFMKTAKA from the coding sequence ATGAAAATTGGAATTTTGGCGACCTCTGCCTTGAAAGAAGACCTCGCAGCGCGTTACGGCGACTTGCCCTCCATGTTTGCCGAGTTGCTGACGCCAGAAGACGCCCGCCTGACATTTGAAACCTTCAACGTGTTTCAAGGCGACATGCCGCCAAAACCAGATGCCTGCGATGCATGGCTGGTGACCGGAGCGCCAGAGAGTGCCTATGACCGTTTGCCCTGGATGCTGGCGCTGGAAGACTTCATCAGAACCACGCTGGCCGCAGGCATTCCGATGGTTGGCATTTGCTTTGGCCACCAGATCATGGCGCAAGCCTTGGGCGGTACGGTCGCAAAGGAAGCCAATGGAAAGTGGGGCATGGCGGTCAATGGCTACAACCTTTACCTTGACGGTGAGGAGCGACCGGACTGGATGGACGGGGAAGCCAGTCAATTTGCCCTCCAAGCCTCCCATCAGGATCAGGTGATCGAACTGCCCGAAGGGGCAAAGCGGATTGCCGGCAGTGATTTCTGCCCCAACGGCATGCTGCTCTATGGCAAATCTGGCCTTTCGATGCAGTTGCATCCCGAGCTGCCCGCTGATTTCATCTCCTTTCTGATCGAAAATCGCCGCGGCGTCTCGATGAATGATGAGGACGCCGATAAAGCCGCCAAGCAGGTGACTGATCCGGTGGACGATCAACTGGTGGCGCGATGGGTCGTTAATTTCATGAAGACGGCCAAGGCCTGA
- a CDS encoding AzlD family protein produces MSSTLLIIIGGAIVTFMTRIGGYLVLSRFETIHPRVQAGLDAVPAAVLTTLVAPAVINGGPNEWLAFVAAVIAGMRMSLLPTVMVGTALLIVLRHFNG; encoded by the coding sequence ATTTCGAGCACCCTTCTCATCATTATCGGCGGCGCCATCGTCACCTTCATGACCCGCATCGGCGGTTACTTGGTTCTCTCACGCTTTGAAACCATTCATCCGCGTGTTCAGGCCGGGCTTGATGCAGTGCCTGCCGCTGTCCTGACAACCCTGGTTGCCCCAGCTGTTATCAATGGTGGACCCAATGAGTGGCTCGCCTTTGTTGCTGCGGTGATTGCGGGCATGCGCATGTCTTTGTTACCAACGGTGATGGTCGGCACCGCGCTTCTTATTGTCTTGCGTCACTTCAATGGCTAG
- a CDS encoding AzlC family ABC transporter permease: protein MTPSRLFLAGAARSVPIILTAGPFGALFGALAVENGLTVFDAVFMSLIIFAGASQLVGLELFGQHIPGWIIVLSIFAVNFRHILYSAAIGHHFAKWSWPKQIVGYFFLIDPSFAEAEQRSEKGEDVQFAWYLGLVIPTYLAWNLLTFLGAIFGNFLQDSYRWGIDFILPIYFMGLVLGFRRRSFWLPVVVVSASASIIASKTIGSPWHVSVGAIAGVLLAAFFSPSGRAKPQTLDPSTDRVDLAAPKNEEGQA from the coding sequence ATGACGCCCTCGCGCCTGTTTCTTGCAGGAGCGGCGCGCTCTGTCCCGATCATTCTCACCGCAGGGCCCTTCGGGGCATTGTTCGGCGCCTTGGCCGTCGAGAACGGTTTGACTGTTTTCGACGCAGTCTTCATGAGTTTGATTATCTTTGCCGGGGCCAGCCAGTTGGTTGGCCTTGAGCTGTTTGGACAGCATATTCCCGGCTGGATCATTGTGCTGTCGATCTTTGCGGTCAATTTCCGGCATATCCTTTATTCTGCTGCCATCGGCCACCATTTCGCCAAATGGTCTTGGCCAAAGCAGATTGTCGGCTACTTCTTCCTGATCGATCCGTCCTTTGCTGAAGCGGAACAGCGCTCGGAGAAGGGCGAAGATGTCCAGTTTGCCTGGTATCTGGGACTGGTGATCCCGACCTATCTGGCTTGGAACCTGTTGACATTCCTTGGGGCAATCTTCGGCAACTTTTTGCAGGATTCCTATCGCTGGGGTATCGATTTCATCTTGCCAATCTATTTCATGGGCTTGGTGTTGGGCTTCCGTCGCCGGTCATTCTGGTTGCCGGTTGTTGTCGTCTCCGCTTCTGCTTCGATCATCGCCAGCAAGACCATCGGGTCTCCTTGGCATGTCTCTGTGGGCGCAATTGCTGGCGTGCTGCTAGCTGCCTTTTTCTCGCCTTCGGGACGCGCCAAACCGCAAACGCTTGATCCTTCGACCGACCGCGTTGATCTCGCCGCCCCAAAAAATGAAGAGGGACAGGCATGA
- a CDS encoding YtoQ family protein produces the protein MNWSVYLSGEIHTNWREEIETGAKALDLPVTFSAPVTDHGASDDCGVEILGAEESKFWHDHKGAQMNAIRTRTLIEAADIVVVRFGEKYRQWNAAFDAGYAAAMGKPIIIMHNDEHQHALKEVDAAALAVTKTPEQVVRILGYVIEGKLR, from the coding sequence ATGAATTGGTCTGTCTATCTGTCAGGAGAAATTCACACCAACTGGCGCGAGGAAATCGAAACTGGAGCGAAAGCGCTCGATCTGCCAGTCACCTTTTCCGCCCCCGTGACCGACCACGGGGCCTCTGACGATTGCGGGGTCGAGATCCTCGGAGCCGAAGAGAGCAAATTCTGGCATGATCACAAGGGCGCGCAAATGAATGCCATCCGCACCCGTACCCTGATTGAGGCTGCCGACATTGTCGTCGTCCGCTTTGGTGAAAAATACCGCCAGTGGAATGCTGCCTTTGATGCAGGCTATGCCGCCGCGATGGGCAAGCCAATCATCATCATGCATAATGACGAACATCAGCACGCCTTGAAAGAAGTCGACGCAGCCGCCCTTGCTGTCACCAAAACGCCTGAGCAGGTCGTGCGCATTCTTGGCTATGTCATCGAAGGCAAGCTGCGCTGA
- a CDS encoding helix-turn-helix domain-containing protein: MFSIGELSKSSGVKVPTIRYYEQIGLMAPSDRSEGNQRRYETEGLKRLVFIKHARDLGFSLDDIRSLLHLSQQDSKACRMATAIVQDHLNDVQQRIGKLQRLESELGRMLECHEHCNSQCSVIESLADHSHCLSEH; the protein is encoded by the coding sequence ATGTTCTCAATCGGTGAATTGTCCAAATCAAGCGGCGTCAAGGTGCCAACCATCCGCTACTACGAACAAATCGGTCTGATGGCGCCATCAGACCGGAGCGAGGGCAACCAGCGGCGCTATGAAACAGAGGGCCTGAAACGACTGGTCTTTATCAAGCACGCCCGTGATCTGGGTTTTTCGCTTGATGATATCCGCTCGCTTCTGCATTTGAGCCAGCAGGACTCCAAAGCCTGCCGTATGGCAACAGCCATCGTTCAGGACCATTTGAATGATGTGCAGCAACGCATTGGCAAACTCCAGCGGCTGGAATCCGAACTCGGACGCATGCTCGAATGTCACGAACACTGCAATTCCCAGTGCTCCGTCATCGAAAGCCTTGCCGATCACAGCCATTGCCTGAGTGAGCACTGA
- a CDS encoding cation transporter: protein MDQRYKTILWTVIALNGGMFVIELMAGKLAGSQALQADALDFLGDSLTYGMSLAVIGLSLRVRATAAMVKGISLLLMGLWVFGTTLYQVMFLEIPQAEVMGVIGIMALATNLGSVLLLRRYKDGDANVRSVWLCSRNDAIGNVAVMGASLMVFFTNSAWPDILVAIAMAGLFLRSAQLILVQSRREYRQSHA from the coding sequence ATGGATCAGCGCTACAAGACGATTCTCTGGACAGTGATTGCGCTGAATGGCGGCATGTTTGTCATTGAATTGATGGCAGGCAAGTTGGCAGGGTCACAAGCCTTGCAGGCGGATGCGCTGGATTTCCTCGGAGACAGTCTGACCTATGGCATGAGCCTCGCCGTGATTGGGCTAAGCTTGAGGGTCCGCGCAACGGCGGCGATGGTCAAGGGCATCAGCTTGCTGCTGATGGGACTTTGGGTGTTTGGTACGACGCTTTATCAAGTGATGTTTCTTGAGATTCCTCAAGCGGAAGTCATGGGCGTGATTGGCATAATGGCCCTGGCAACCAATCTTGGTTCCGTGTTGCTGCTGCGCCGTTACAAGGATGGGGACGCCAATGTCCGTTCGGTCTGGCTGTGCTCGCGCAATGATGCGATTGGCAATGTGGCCGTCATGGGGGCCAGCCTGATGGTGTTCTTCACCAACTCCGCATGGCCCGACATTCTTGTTGCCATTGCCATGGCTGGCCTGTTTCTTCGCTCTGCGCAATTGATCCTGGTTCAGTCACGGCGGGAATATCGCCAAAGCCACGCCTGA
- a CDS encoding PadR family transcriptional regulator has protein sequence MNVRSICLAILFCGDKTGYDIRKASTEGSFSFFVEASYGSIYPALNRLEAEGLVTCQHEAQDGKPARKVYSITDAGRASLLVELMQPHKPDIFRSEFLMISLFAGLMKPKDVEVAVERQIKQLEEEIEQIEACSPDESKHEDCHLDGEQAQIFQNAGMWAQNYGRSCVEAAIDYLKVHGVELVALAEEGQATNLVSSEQQAS, from the coding sequence ATGAATGTACGCAGCATCTGCCTTGCCATTCTCTTTTGTGGCGACAAGACCGGTTATGACATCCGCAAAGCCTCAACTGAAGGCAGTTTCAGTTTTTTCGTCGAGGCGAGCTATGGATCGATCTATCCGGCGCTCAACCGTCTCGAAGCAGAAGGGTTGGTGACCTGTCAGCATGAAGCGCAGGATGGCAAACCGGCGCGCAAGGTCTATTCCATCACCGATGCCGGACGGGCATCTTTGCTGGTTGAACTGATGCAGCCACATAAACCTGATATCTTTCGATCGGAATTTCTCATGATCTCACTCTTTGCGGGTCTCATGAAACCCAAAGATGTCGAGGTCGCAGTCGAACGCCAGATCAAACAACTGGAAGAAGAGATAGAACAGATCGAAGCCTGCTCACCCGATGAAAGCAAGCACGAGGACTGTCATCTGGACGGAGAGCAGGCTCAAATCTTTCAGAATGCGGGAATGTGGGCCCAAAATTACGGACGATCTTGTGTTGAAGCGGCGATTGACTATCTAAAGGTTCATGGTGTGGAGCTTGTGGCACTGGCAGAGGAAGGTCAGGCCACAAATTTGGTCTCAAGCGAACAACAGGCAAGCTAA
- a CDS encoding efflux RND transporter periplasmic adaptor subunit — translation MALRLKGSYGLALLFTTGIVGWMATGQAVFSGQESDQATPPPAERAKTVESQAVRVAVRELVEQDRQSILNIRGRTEADTKVSVRSETTAIVRERFVSKGQDVKKGDLLCKLDEGSRVASAARAEAALAQADFDLKARETLAQKGFAAKTQIAALKAQRDAALAVVKEANLELDRINITAPIDGVVQGRLAEVGDQLKAGDICAQLMNPNPMLVVGQVSEREVQLIKTGTKANVSLVTGEELEGTVRYVSTTSDSETRTFLVEVEIPNPNGTVRDGVTAVAKLALPPVKVHQMSPAHLTLSDKGEVGVMLVTDGVAKFTPVNIIAIDNDGVWLNGLPKKAKVITVGQEYVLSGQPVEAVDEKAYQTSQASEAAKSEAMMKGEGQ, via the coding sequence ATGGCATTGCGTCTCAAAGGCTCCTACGGCCTTGCCCTCTTGTTCACGACGGGCATCGTTGGCTGGATGGCAACCGGGCAAGCCGTATTCAGCGGACAGGAAAGCGATCAGGCAACCCCTCCCCCGGCCGAACGCGCCAAGACGGTTGAGAGTCAAGCGGTGCGCGTGGCTGTCAGGGAACTGGTCGAGCAGGATCGTCAATCGATCCTCAATATTCGTGGCCGGACAGAAGCTGATACCAAAGTGTCCGTGCGATCGGAAACCACCGCAATTGTACGCGAGCGGTTCGTCAGCAAAGGCCAAGACGTCAAAAAAGGCGACCTGCTCTGCAAACTTGATGAAGGCTCGCGGGTGGCCAGTGCTGCCCGCGCAGAGGCTGCTCTGGCGCAGGCAGATTTTGATCTCAAGGCCAGGGAAACCCTTGCGCAAAAAGGCTTTGCCGCCAAAACACAGATTGCGGCCCTCAAAGCCCAGAGAGACGCGGCCTTGGCCGTTGTCAAGGAAGCGAATCTTGAGCTGGACCGGATCAACATCACCGCACCCATCGATGGTGTTGTGCAGGGACGACTGGCCGAAGTTGGCGATCAGTTGAAGGCGGGCGACATTTGTGCCCAGCTGATGAATCCCAACCCCATGCTCGTCGTCGGTCAGGTTTCTGAGCGCGAAGTGCAATTGATCAAGACGGGTACGAAGGCCAATGTGTCTCTGGTGACAGGTGAGGAACTGGAAGGCACCGTTCGCTATGTGAGCACAACGTCGGACAGTGAAACGCGGACTTTCCTTGTGGAAGTGGAAATTCCGAACCCCAATGGCACAGTGCGTGATGGTGTGACAGCCGTCGCCAAGCTGGCCCTGCCACCGGTTAAGGTGCATCAGATGAGCCCGGCCCATTTGACCTTGTCGGACAAGGGGGAAGTGGGCGTGATGCTGGTTACCGACGGGGTGGCAAAGTTCACGCCGGTCAATATCATCGCCATTGACAATGACGGGGTATGGTTGAACGGTTTGCCAAAGAAAGCCAAGGTCATCACCGTTGGTCAGGAATATGTCCTGTCAGGCCAGCCGGTCGAGGCGGTCGATGAGAAGGCCTATCAAACCTCCCAAGCGTCTGAGGCCGCCAAATCTGAGGCAATGATGAAAGGTGAAGGGCAATGA